The genomic stretch TTGCCACGCGGCTCGATCAGGTCGAGCCGCAGGCCGATGCTCCGCAGGAAGCGGTCCTCCTCGAAGCCCGGCTTGTACGGCATATTGACGTTCGGGAACTGGGCCATGTACTCGAGATTCACCGCGAAGCCGGCCATGTCCACGGGCCAGCGTCTGCCCGCGAGCCACGAGTCCAGGAAGGCCACCACCTTGCCCTGAAAGGGAGGTAAGAGGATTAGAGATCATCCCCATAGATCGTCGCACAAGGACAAGACGCACCTTCCGCACCACCGGACCGCTGACGCCGTAGTCCGCGATGAATCCCACGGGGAACATGGACACCCGCTGCGTCTGCCGGATCTCGGAGAAGAGCCCCAGGTCGTAGGTGTTGTCATCGTCCCCGAAGTAGAGGACGCCGTCCGTGAGGTTCCGCTGCCGCAGCCACTGCAGGGCGGCCCTCCGATTGGCCACGCCCCGCGGGGCAGGCTTCACCTTGCGGAAATTGCTGGGCATCGGACTCGCCAGATGGGTGTAGGGGATGCCTGGAGAGGGAGGATTAGACTGATGCACTCCTCTGCACAGAAGGACAGATGCAATTACCGAATCTCTTGAGCATCCCATCCATGAACGTGTTGCATCCCTCCTGATCGTTGGCCACCAGCCAGTGCAGGCGCGGCACGTGCAGCAGGGTGTGGGCGAGGCGCGTCAGCTCCGGGATCTGCTCCCGCCGCGGATACGTGGGCGTCACGAAGTAAATGATGGGCAGGTGGCCGTACTGGGCCACCGGCTTGTCCTGCACGTACAGCCGCTGATCCAGGTGGCCCTCGCTGCAGAGATGCAGCGACTCGTTGAGGGCCCGCGAGAGGATGCCATCTGTGGGAGCAgaaagcagagagcagagagcgggGGAATGTATCAGTATTTGTAATTATTCAACTATTTGCTGAGGGGTGAGCACCTCCATTGACCCCCACGATCCCTCGTGTGGCATCACGTAAGCATTCCCAGTCCCCGCCCCGGGGGGGAGGAGATGGAATCCCAGTAACGGGCTAATTATACGCCATGGAATAATGGAGTTGTTATCCAGAGATCTTCCAATGCGTGAGGCGTCTCCACCCACCCTCCCCCACGGTGTAGACCGGAAAACAAGTGCAAGTGTAATTGCAACTGCGGTTCCCGTTAATGGAATTCGAGAGCGGAATGGAATACTCCCCAAATAACGATAAAACGATATGCAACACATAATTCTCCGGATAACAAAAGGGAGaaccctctccccctcccgctCGTATTCCCAGCCCCAGGGCGAATGCACTAATAAGTTATTAAATATTGACGCCACGAAAATAGAGACCCACCCAaggggggggttgggggttggggggagaGCACGCGAATGATGAT from Drosophila pseudoobscura strain MV-25-SWS-2005 chromosome 4, UCI_Dpse_MV25, whole genome shotgun sequence encodes the following:
- the GlcAT-S gene encoding galactosylgalactosylxylosylprotein 3-beta-glucuronosyltransferase S isoform X2 — its product is MPSAYYAALDQPLTSSDDDEEEDIERHQQQHRQRQQRRPKGAAPRIPFLATHSLPPPMALLRGSSGVVGSRRRCLRTAGLFGGALIFLIALCYFTLNTDTRLALGLGGGGGGATDDSDEGIHLDGILSRALNESLHLCSEGHLDQRLYVQDKPVAQYGHLPIIYFVTPTYPRREQIPELTRLAHTLLHVPRLHWLVANDQEGCNTFMDGMLKRFGIPYTHLASPMPSNFRKVKPAPRGVANRRAALQWLRQRNLTDGVLYFGDDDNTYDLGLFSEIRQTQRVSMFPVGFIADYGVSGPVVRKGKVVAFLDSWLAGRRWPVDMAGFAVNLEYMAQFPNVNMPYKPGFEEDRFLRSIGLRLDLIEPRGKNCSQILVWHTQTKSKKAAVVRLESEYLDGRSNLGALFRSLKIMGVASASDTEGPKALISKNGKASDHATILS